A window of Pangasianodon hypophthalmus isolate fPanHyp1 chromosome 29, fPanHyp1.pri, whole genome shotgun sequence genomic DNA:
TCTGGTGCTAGTTATTTCCGGTTAGTGCCGTACCGTCGTTATTCCCGTGAGAAGTCCTACCTACGATGCTGTTGTAGTACAAGAGGAACATTTCAGTGAACTCGAACGTAAGCGTTAACGGCCAGGTTTTGTTGTGAAAACAGAAGAGCAACAGCTTCTTTTCCCGCAGCATTAGCGTGAAAACGAAAGCTTCGGAAGCTGATCTGTTCGAGCAGAGCGtacagactaaaagactaagagactaaagcgctgctgcatcggtGTGTCTatgtagagatgaagcgagggcttAATCCCAACCCGTATCACGAGCAGCAGGTCGtcaaacggcattgtgggtaacgtagGAACCAACTGAAAATGAGTTTTAAGTCAGAACTCGGATATTTTAAACATCACTGAAGATAACACGctgattataatgattattatgCAGATCACTTGGGGACGATTTCTCCTTTAAAGGCATAAAAGGAACACGTGAGGTTGATTTTACTGCTTTACGGCTGCATTTTGAACTGCTTGGGGTTGACGTATGTGACGAGTGATGAGTTCCGCACCTTCATGGCCATGAGCACCTCGGGGTCGTTAAAGAGCTCCTGCAGGCCGGGCATGCCGAACGGAGCGCCGCCTGGAAAACCTCCGGCACCTACAGGAGCacggaacacacacacacacacacacacacaataacatcaACACTCAGAGAGCTTGTTATTCATACTGCAGCATACACACctgtgtttattacacacacacacacgtacctgGGAATCCTGGGAAGCCTCCTtgtgctcctcctcctcctcctcctcctcctgcctgCTGCCTGGCTTcctgctcctacacacacacacacacttgtgttaaCAGTACACACTATTAGATCCAGTGTAAAAGCACTACACcgctctgtctcaccctctgtgcTCTCTCGTGCTCCTCCCTCGCTTTCTTCACTCGTTCCTGCctctctctgatctctctctcctctcgtTTACGCTCGTATTTACGCCGGTGCTCCTGGATCTTGTTGGCCTGTgaagggacacacacacacacacacacacacacacacacagtcagagagATATCAAatgcagacagacaaaaagtgggacatactgaagtgtgtgtgtgtgtgtgtgtatgtatgtgtgtgtgtgtgtgtgtgtgtgtgtgtgtgtgtgtgtgtgtgtgtggacgcacTTTGGGCTGAACCTCCTTCAGCATGGCACTGGCATCATCATCATAGTCCAGTTTGCAGGCTGTGGCCAAATCTTTAGCTGCTTCTTCCCAGTGACCGAgtaacctgagagagagagagagagagagagggagagagagagagagagagagagacagagaaagagagagagagagagagggagagagagagacagagaaagagagagagagagagagacagagaaagagaaagagagagagagagagagacatggacggagggagagagacaacgaaaaaaacagaggaagagaaagagagagagaggtataaacacacacacacacttcagcagcATGTTgccctcagacacacacacaggattagTGAGCAGTGacgatctcacacacacacacacacacacacacacacacacacacacaggttcagtgagcagtgatggagctctcacacacacacacacacacacacacacaggttcagtgagcagtgatggagctctcacacacactctcacacacacacacacacacacacacacacaggttcagtgagcagtgatggagctctctcacacacacacacacacacacaggttcagtgagcagtgatggagctctcacacacacacacacacacacacaggttcagtGAGCAGGGAcgatctctctcactctctcacactctcacacacacacacacacacacacaggttcagtGAGCAGTGACGGAGCAGACCTGTGTGCTTTCCCTCTCCACTTGTACGGCTGTGCTGAGTCGGGGTTTATATCTATCGCTCTGTCACAGTCTCGAATCGCAGCGTTCGGCTTCTGCATCCTGAtgtacacactgacacacacacacacacacacacacactttactcatATAGAACATACTGCAcaacagtgaaaaacagtcagaaatatACACGTCtatatttaaatagaaaacatgaaatatatacaaaataaatacatttctatgACAAGttcaaaaacatatttatgcaaattttagtttatattactttacgtgctgtgtgtgtgtttgtgtgtgtgtgtgttacctggctctcgtggtgtgtgtgtgtgtgtgttacctggctctcgtggtgtgtgtgtgtgtgtgtgtgtgtgtgtgttacctggctctcgtggtgtgtgtgtgtgtgtgttacctggctctcgtggtgtgtgtgtgtgtgtgtgtgtgtgtgtgttacctggctctcgtggtgtgtgtgtgtgtgtgtgtgtgttacctggctctcgtggtgtgtgtgtgtgtgtgtgtgtgtgttacctggctctcgtggtgtgtgtgtgtgtgtgtgtgtgttacctggctctcgtggtgtgtgtgtgtgtgtgtgtgttacctggctctcgtggtgtgtgtgtgtgtgtgtgtgttacctggctctcgtggtgtgtgtgtgtgtgtgtgtgtgttacctggctctcgtggtgtgtgtgtgtgtgtgtgtgtgttacctggctctcgtggtgtgtgtgtgtgtgtgtgtgtgtgttacctggctctcgtggtgtgtgtgtgtgtgtgtgtgtgtgtgtgttacctggctctcgtggtgtgtgtgtgtgtgtgtgtgtgttacctggctctcgtggtgtgtgtgtgtgttacctggctctcgtggtgtgtgtgtgtgtgtgtgtgtgtgttacctggctctcgtggtgtgtgtgtgtgtgtgtgtgttacctggctcttgtggtgtgtgtgtgtgtgtgtgtgtgtgtgtgtgttacctggctctcgtggtgtgtgtgtgtgtgtgtgtgtgtgtgtgttacctggctctcgtggtgtgtgtgtgtgtgtgtgtgtgttacctggctctcgtggtgtgtgtgtgtgtgtgtgtgtgtgtgttacctggctctcgtggtgtgtgtgtgtgtgtgttacctggctctcgtggtgtgtgtgtgcgtgtgtgtgtgtgtgtgtgtgtgtgtgtgttttacctggctctcgtggtgtgtgtgtgtgttacctggctctcgtggtgtgtgtgtgtgtgtgtgtgttacctggctctcgtggtgtgtgtgtgtgtgtgggtgtgtgttacctggctcttgtggtgtgtgtgtgtgtgtgtgtgtgtgtgtgtgtgtgtgttacctggctctcgtggtgtgtgtgtgtgtgtgtgtgttacctggctctcgtggtgtgtgtgtgtgtgttacctggctctcgtggtgtgtgtgtgtgtgtgtgtgtgtgttacctggctcttgtggtgtgtgtgtgtgtgtgtgtgtgtgtgtgttacctggctctcgtggtgtgtgtgtgtgtgtgttacctggctctcgtggtgtgtgtgtgtgtgggtgtgttacctggctctcgtggtgtgtgtgtgtgtgtgggtgtgttacctggctctcgtggtgtgtgtgtgtgtgtgtgtgtgtgttacctggctctcgtggtgtgtgtgtgtgtgttacctggctctcgtggtgtgtgtgtgtgtgtgtgtgtgtgtgttacctggctcttgtggtgtgtgtgtgtgtgtgggtgtgttacctggctctcgtggtgtgtgtgtgtgtgtgtgtgtgtgttacctggctctcgtggtgtgtgtgtgtgtgttacctggctctcgtggtgtgtgtgtgtgtgtgtgtgtgttacctggctcttgtggtgtgtgtgtgtgtgtgtgtgtgtgtgtgttacctggctctcgtggtgtgtgtgtgtgtgtgtgtgtgttacctggctctcgtggtgtgtgtgtgtgtgtgtgtgtgtgtgttacctggctctcgtggtgtgtgtgtgtgtgtgttacctggctctcgtggtgtgtgtgtgtgtgtgtgtgtgtgtgtgtgtgtgtgttacctggctctcgtggtgtgtgtgtgtgtgtgtgggtgttacCTGGCtctcgtggtgtgtgtgtgtgtgtgggtgtgttacctggctctcgtggtgtgtgtgtgtgtgtgttacctggctctcgtggtgtgtgtgtgtgtgggtgtgttacctggctctcgtggtgtgtgtgtgtgtgggtgtgttacctggctctcgtggtgtgtgtgtgtgtgtgtgggtgttacCTGGCTCTCTTGGCGTAGAGTATAGCTGATCGTGGATTCAGTTTGATGGCTTCAGTGAACAGATCCAGAGCTTTCTGCAgctctcctacacacacacacacacacacacacacacacacacacacactctttatctTACTATAATACTCAAATCGGTTCTGTCTCACTGATCCCCGATCAGCTGCAGTAACtccagtaagtgtgtgtgtgtgtgtgtgtgtgatcagagtgtgtgtgtgtgtgtgtgtgtgtgagatcagtgtgtgtgtgtgtgtgtgagatcagtgtgtgtgtgtatgtgatcagagtgtgtgtgtgtgtgtgtgtgtgagatcagtgtgtgtgtgtgtgtgtgtgatcagtgtgtgtgtgtgtgatcagtgtgtgtgatcagtgtgtgtgtgtgtgtgtgtgtgtgtgtgtgatcagtgtgtgtgatcagtgtgtgtgtgtgtgtgtgtgtgatgtgtgtgtgtgatcagtgtgtgtgatcagtgtgtgtgtgtgtgtgtgtgtgtgtgtgtgtgtgtgtgtttgtgtgtgtgtgctcctcaCCCTCTCCCAGTGCATCGATGGCCTCCATCTTCTTCTCGTTGGCCTGGTCCATCATGTCCTCAGTCACCTGAAA
This region includes:
- the st13 gene encoding hsc70-interacting protein — its product is MDPRKVAELKGFVQLCKENPAVLHLPEMEFFRTWLHGLGANIPPLSKNTGCKGSCPCDAAPPPETAPPPQAEPAPPSESEESELEIDKDGVIEPDTDEVQEMGDYENLEVTEDMMDQANEKKMEAIDALGEGELQKALDLFTEAIKLNPRSAILYAKRASVYIRMQKPNAAIRDCDRAIDINPDSAQPYKWRGKAHRLLGHWEEAAKDLATACKLDYDDDASAMLKEVQPKANKIQEHRRKYERKREEREIRERQERVKKAREEHERAQREQEARQQAGGGGGGGGAQGGFPGFPGAGGFPGGAPFGMPGLQELFNDPEVLMAMKDPEVMAAFQDVAQNPANISKYQSNPKIMALINKLSSKFSGPQA